The DNA window ctccgatagctACACTGACTTTTAAGTATGGAGAGAATCGCCGCTTAAAACTGGTTTGAGCGtttgcgctgttcacatgggcagcgattttgatttgacttggcgGCGACTGAAGTCGTTTGAAAGTTAGGGTAAAGTTGGTACAAAGTTTGCCACTGGGGCCAGCAGAGTTTCAGAACTGACTGTCACGACCCAGCCGCCAGAAATGGGCTATTTCGTCAGGCTCAGATAAATGTAGATGGGAGctttgccggtgtgtgtgtgtgtgtgtgtgtgtgtgtgtgtgtgtgtgtgtgtgtgagtgtgtgtgtgtgtgtgtgtgtatgtgggtgtgtgtgtggaggggggggggggggagtggcgGTAGGTCAGGTTAGGGGCGTTGAACATGGATTGACGACATATTACAAAGTAGTTCAGGCGTGATTTGATTATTAAGAGCAGAATTCCATTATTAGAAGTGGTTAACGACCATTACATCCAATCGACACGCGGTAATACAATCGCCCATTGGGCTTTTCTCAAAAGTAGatgttactaaaaaaaaaaccaagtcgcgtaaggcgaaattactacatttagtcaagctgtggaactcacaaaatgaaattgaacgcactgcattttttcacaatgaccgtagtccgccgctcgtgcaaaacgcagtgaaattgatgagccttgtttagcgcggtagtggttgtgcTGAGctgcacagcacgcttttctgtacctctcttcgttttaactttctgagcgtgtttttaatccaaacatatcatatctatatgttttttggaatcaggaaccgacaaagaataagatgaaattggttttaaatcgatttgggaaatttaattttaatcataatttttatatttttaattttcagagcttgtttttagtctgaatataacatatttatatgtttttggaatcagaaaataatgaagaataagatgaacgtaattttggatcgttttaaaaaaaaaataaattacaattttcgaatttttaatgaccaaagtcattaattaatttttaagcctccaagctgaaatgcaatacaaaagtccggccttcgtcgaagattgcttggccacaatttcaatcaattttattgaaaaatgagggtgtgacagtgccgcctcaacttttacaaaaagccggatatgacgttatcaaagacgtttatccaaaaaatgaaaaaaacatctggggatatcataccaaggaactctcatgtacaatttcataaagatcggtccagtagtttactctgaatcgctctacacacacacacacacacacacacacacagagacagacagacacacgcacacacacacacacacacacacacacacacacatacacacacacacacacacacacacacacagacacacatacaccacgaccctcgtctcgattccccctctatgttaaaacatttagtcaaaacttgactaaatgtaaaaagagtaaTTCTAAGAAATCGTTCACTGGAAGTACTCGATAATTACGCAACCCTTTGATTAATTCGATCTTTAAAATGTAACTGaatgtttttggaatgtgtgtgtctgtgtgtgtgtttgtgattgtgtgttttgtgtacacgtttttttttatatgtccAACAGATGTACGTGAACAGGACAATGACGGTCACATACAATGTTCCTCATTCACTGGCCATCGCATCTGACTTCAATATGGAAATGACAAGTACTCCTTCTACCAGTACACGCACAGCCAAAACCCAGCTAACAATCTCGAAGGCTATGCTCAATTTGCGCCTGCTGCGAGCTGTGCTATTTTTAGATCCCCTGGGCTGCTGCTTTGGAGTCTGGCACACACGCAGCGCGCAATAATTTAATGAAGGGctacttctctctctgtgttgatAGAGACGATCTGTTTTCAAAAGATCCGACACTCAGCATGCATTCGATATAATGTTTATACCATATTAAAGACAATTAAATGATGAATTATCACATATAAACTAATTTAGACGAATAAGAACATGCTGAAAGCCTGCACTATTTTCTTTAACGCACGCACAAAACCGGATACGTACACTGTTCCTTCctgttttcattcaaaatggCAACCAACGTGTTCAATTGATGTGTTTACAAAAGTGAATCGCAGTTTCTATTGCCTCGGATACTGTAGTTACTTCATATTCAGTGAAGGAAGTCTTGGATTACGTCTTCAAGTATCGACAGTGTGAATTTTTTGTATCAGTTTCCAGTGCTTGGATGTGATGTATTGTTTTAAATCGCCTGACAACAGTCATCCATTGTGATTGTCTTCAAAGTTTTACAAAGTGATTTGCTGTTTTTGATTCTTTGGATACGGTACACTGTTCCTGATCTGTAAATGGCAGGTTCTTTTTAGTAATGTTTCAAAATGGTGAACAAGTGTGGTGTGGTGAACTGTAAAGGAAACTACAACAAGGCGAACAAGTGTCGTTTGTTCAAACTTCCAGCAGACTCATTAGAAAGGCAGAGCTGGATTGCAGCAATCCCTCCACGCGAACACTTTGTGATCAATCCAGAAACATATCGCATCTGTGAACGCCATTGGAAAGAAGGTTATGCTGCAAAAGGGATTGGAACAAAAGCACGGCCTGTTGATCCCCCAACCGAATTTGATGTTCTCAAATCATGTCTGCCGACCTCAAAACCTCCACCTCGTACAACGAATGCTGAGGACCGTCAGCTAGCCTTCTGGAGGGAAAAGGATACTATCAAAGACTTTTCAAGTTTCAGGCCAGAGTCAGAATTGAGAAAAAAGTACACGAATGTCATCATCAATAGAACAAACGatcggcttgtgtgtgtcttcaTGAACGATGATTTTAGCGAATCAGAAGTCTCCATCATTGTGGAAAACAAAGCGACACTCACTTGTGTACTTACTCTCATTGCATTTAAGAGTGGAATAAGAGTGCCCTTAGGGAAAATTCTGCATCCTAATAATGGCATGAATTCAAACAGTCAGTTTCTTGAAGCAGTTCATATAGCTGTCAACTTTGAACCCCACTGTGATTCTGTGACCAGAAAAGTTGTAGATATTTTGCGTTCTCATTCGTCCGAGTCTGACTGCTGTAGAGACAATAAGAATGCCCAGAAACTGTCATTTCTTACACATCAGCTGCAGCTTTTGATTGAGAAGCAGTACTCTGTCAATGATTATTGTTTTGCCATCGAGTCGTTCCCCCACTGCAACTATGAACTTCTAAGAGAGTATCTTGTGCTGCCCAGTAAGCGTAAGCTGCAATCTGTAGTTTCATCAGTTGACACTGACTCTGTGTTGAAAGGAACGTTTGAAAAAGTTAAGATCGACCAGCAAAAGAATGTGTTCTTGTTGGTCGACGAAGTGAAAATTAGGCCGACTGTTGCTTTTGCTGGTGGTGTTTTGAGTGGTATGGCAAAAAATGATGAGAACAGCAAAGCAACGTCCATGCTCTGTGTAATGATGAAGGCGCTACACAGGGGACCTAGCGTCATGATTTCTGTGACACCCGTGCACAGGCTGACAGCGGACTACCAGTATGGCGTTGTGATGGAGGCAGCAGGTCGTGTAGAGAAAGCAGGTGGTCATGTTTTAGGGTCCATAACAGACAACCACAAGGTCAATCAACACTTTTGCAAACTGTTCGACAGACAATCAGAGACAACTGCCATAGCCAAGCATCCACTGAGTGAAGAGCGTACCTGGTTCCTCTTATTTGATACAGTTCATCTCCTCAAGTGCATTCGCAACAATTGGATTACTGAAAAGACCAAAGAAATAACGCTTGGTGATGATGCAACTGCATCTTTTGAAGACGTTGTGCAGCTGTacaaagaagagagagacaacATCCTCAAGACAagcccactcactcactctgcTGTTTGTCCTTCAAAGCTTCAACTTCAAAATGTGAAACATGTTTTGCGAGTTTTCAATGACAAAGTGGTTGCCGCACTGAGGTTGAGAGGATGCAGTCAGACGGCTAGCTTCATTGAAACAGTCCTCAACTGGTGGAAAACTGTCAATGTATCTGGAAAAGGACAAGATCAGCGTCTGAATGACCCACATCGTGCTGTCCAAGAGAAAGCTTCAACTTCCCTGGATACTTTCTTGATGATTTTCAAGCAGGCAGAGTCAGGGCAGGGAGCATCACGGATAAAATGCCTTACTCATGACACCAGGAAGGCTTTGGTTCAAACCATGGAAGGTCTGAAAGCTGTTTGCCACTATCTGCTCACTTCTGCCGGATTTGACTATGTTGTTCTGAGAGAAATTCAAAGTGACAGACTCGAAGGTGAATTTGGAGTCTATCGACAGACAACCGGGGCAAACTGCTTCATGACATCTAGAGATGTATTTTCTGCCAGCCAAAAACGACTCGCCAAACATGCAGCTTCTTTCCTGGAGTCTATCGAGGTTGAGTCTGCGCCAAAAGAGCACACCTGCCTAGGTATTAGTGTTGACTTTGAGGATGCAGCCTCCATGGAGATCTGTACAGCAGacgtgacactgacagcaagtGAGGAGAGCAGTGCAGCTTATGTTGCAGGCTGGCTGGAAAGCAAGTGTGAAGAGGAGCTTGGGTTCACGGACGAAGAGCCCTTTGTCACCAGTGAGGCCAAGGATTTCATCCACCAAGTGTCTAGAGGCAAGTTGAAGACACCACATGCCTGCACATTTGAGCTTGTGAGGATTGGACTTTCTTTTGTGAAAAAGGCTCGTCATCGGGCATGCTGCCGCAAGAGACTTACTGGCATCTTGTGCACATTGGCCAGTTTCAATGACATAGACATTACTTGCGATAGGCTCTTCAGGCATCTCTCCAATGTGCTGCTTCATGGACTTCAGAATCTGGAACGGGACCACGAGAAGGATGCAGTTCTCCTCCAGACTTCAGTGAAAAGAGCTAGAATGATCTGATCCCAGCGAAAGGGTAGGCCTAAGCTTTTTTgaccccgcccccctcccacTAAAAAAGGAAagataaacacacaaaaatccccCATGCTGGTAATGTAAGGTAACATCCCAAGCCTAAGGCTTGGTTATCTGGGTTCAAGTCCCGGCCAGTGTATCTTGATTTTTTTGCGTGTGTAAAATAGTGCAGGCTTTCAAAGTATTTTCACTAAAGTTGATGCAAATTATTTGAATATTCTTTCATGTATTCGTCAACATATCTTTCACAATTACAACTAAAATTAACATTGTAATGCTTTTCAGAGGACACATTTATAAGTTAGTGAACTCTACAATTATATTGATGTTCATAACGTTTTTGCGTCTCTTGAAGTTGAATAGTAGCCTTTTTActgctcacccccccccccccctccccccatatttctttctctctttttcattttcttacTTATGAATATGATATCCATTGGTGTTTCATTTATTTCTTTAAGTCCTTTACTTGAATGATGATTTTAAAACAAACTGTTAAGTGTTGCAAGCTAAAattattaattgattgattttaagactaataattattgttttgttttgattgagaGAGACTCTCCGCTCTGGTAATGCTCATGCTACCTCACAATTTCTGCAAAAACTTAACTCACTCTAGAAGCAATGGGAttaatcaaaacaaacacacagtacTTACTATCCTTAAAGATAATAATAACAACACATAAAAAGGGCCAAGTAGTCTTACCTCTTCTTGTTCTAAACTCTCACTCTCAGCAAAAAAATTCATCTCAAAACCCATAAAATAGCATTTTTATGTTCACTTTATATCTTCTTTCACAGAATTatggacaaaaacaacaaaatacaacatattttGGCAGTAGGAAGTCATACAATTGAACAAAGCAATGGCCTCTGAGATCAGAGGCCTGAATTTTGGTCTGCATGTCCTGAGAGAAGTAGTCCTTGGGAAATGACCAAAGTGTCCGGAACTGACCCCTTGATCAACTTCTTGGACGTCTGGTCCGGTTGTCATTAACGTTGAAGGACACGATTACAATACTTGGAAAGCAGTTTTAGTTACGGGACACCATGTGTTCCATAATTCCATGTCAAGCATTGTTTCTTTGAATGCAGTAAGTGTGCACAACACGCACTCAATGTACATTGAACCCACTCTTTCtttgaaagtgttttttttttctgaaaaatagACATCGCCTTGCTTGGAATGTCTTCCGTGACTCACCATGGAAAGTTACACCATCGTTGACGTCATAGTCTTTTCAGGGGAAGGAATTCATAAAGCAAGATTGCtttgtcaaaatttcaatcaatttaatggaaaaatgagggtgtgacagtgccgcctcaacttttacaaaaagccggatatgacgtcatcaaaggtgtttatcgaaaaaatgaaaaaaaagtccggggatatcatacccaggaactctcatgtcaaatttcataaagatcggcccagtagtttagtctgaatcgctctacacacacacacagacagacagacagacacaca is part of the Littorina saxatilis isolate snail1 linkage group LG6, US_GU_Lsax_2.0, whole genome shotgun sequence genome and encodes:
- the LOC138969347 gene encoding uncharacterized protein, with the protein product MVNKCGVVNCKGNYNKANKCRLFKLPADSLERQSWIAAIPPREHFVINPETYRICERHWKEGYAAKGIGTKARPVDPPTEFDVLKSCLPTSKPPPRTTNAEDRQLAFWREKDTIKDFSSFRPESELRKKYTNVIINRTNDRLVCVFMNDDFSESEVSIIVENKATLTCVLTLIAFKSGIRVPLGKILHPNNGMNSNSQFLEAVHIAVNFEPHCDSVTRKVVDILRSHSSESDCCRDNKNAQKLSFLTHQLQLLIEKQYSVNDYCFAIESFPHCNYELLREYLVLPSKRKLQSVVSSVDTDSVLKGTFEKVKIDQQKNVFLLVDEVKIRPTVAFAGGVLSGMAKNDENSKATSMLCVMMKALHRGPSVMISVTPVHRLTADYQYGVVMEAAGRVEKAGGHVLGSITDNHKVNQHFCKLFDRQSETTAIAKHPLSEERTWFLLFDTVHLLKCIRNNWITEKTKEITLGDDATASFEDVVQLYKEERDNILKTSPLTHSAVCPSKLQLQNVKHVLRVFNDKVVAALRLRGCSQTASFIETVLNWWKTVNVSGKGQDQRLNDPHRAVQEKASTSLDTFLMIFKQAESGQGASRIKCLTHDTRKALVQTMEGLKAVCHYLLTSAGFDYVVLREIQSDRLEGEFGVYRQTTGANCFMTSRDVFSASQKRLAKHAASFLESIEVESAPKEHTCLGISVDFEDAASMEICTADVTLTASEESSAAYVAGWLESKCEEELGFTDEEPFVTSEAKDFIHQVSRGKLKTPHACTFELVRIGLSFVKKARHRACCRKRLTGILCTLASFNDIDITCDRLFRHLSNVLLHGLQNLERDHEKDAVLLQTSVKRARMI